From Channa argus isolate prfri chromosome 18, Channa argus male v1.0, whole genome shotgun sequence, the proteins below share one genomic window:
- the nup188 gene encoding nucleoporin NUP188 — MAGRKMAESEMSVRSCRELWTILMGRSALREPTQMEAELDRHWDRLHQGLSYYKPPSSLSAGKVKETKDVAQPLKDFGLRISKLLGLDEQQSVQLLQCYLQEDYRGTRDSLKVVLKDERQSQALLLKIADYYYEERMCLLRCVLLLLTYFQDERHPYRAEYCNCVNKLEKDLVSNYQSQFETLFKAEAPTWETRGNLMTERQVSRWFLQCLREQSLLLEIIFLYYAYFEMSPSDLLSFTKMFKEQGFGLRQTNRHLVDKSMDTLVDRIGYLSSLILVEGMDIDFLHKCALEDCPDQHQFFSAPDVIKEIDQLLLTFGDIPHHGPVLLAWALLRHTLKPEESSPLIRRIGNTALQLGVFKYLLTMLKGFGVSGNNCTASTAKMCVYGLLSFVITSFEEESLQTDSVATQCSHLIDAASEVLSAPNLAEVFWEMKPNMGLGMILDSAAGMFPHKIGPLLQLLTALVSNKSTVKKVYNFLDKMSFYTQVYKHKPNDIISKDDETLWRRQTPKLLYPLGTGQTNLWMPQGVLGQVMIGGEQGYVVRWDYSYSSWTLFTCEVEMLLHVVSTADVIAHCARVKPILDLVHKIISTDWTVSDCLLPLTSRIYMLLQRLTSVINPPVDVIASCVNCLSVLAARMPGKVWSSLHHTGFLPFASTPLTSMAQCVSAEGMKAGNYGNMLVQIEQPKGEYAVTIAFLRLITTLVKGQLGSTQNKGLIPCVLLVLKEMLPTYHKWRYNTYGVRERIGCLILELIHSILNLSPEGEGQGSSPTLQSLCIYSLANTEAGQAVVNIMGVGVDTIDVVLAAQPSSCGSEGPGQILIQTVKLAFSVTNNVIRLKPPSDVVSPLEQALTQHGGHGNNLIVILAKYIYHKHDPALPRLAIQLLKRLATVAPMSVYACLGSDAAAIRDAFLTRLQSKTEDMRIKVMILEFLTVAVETQPGLIELFLNLEVKDGNEGSKEFLLGEWSCLHVVLDLIDSKQQGKYWCPPLLHRAALAFLLALWQDRRDSAISVLRTKERFWENLTTPLFGTLTPPSETTEPCVLETCAFVMKIIGLEIYYVVNGSLEQSLKDGLQRFSNMRRYEYWSQYVKSLVCHVTEMEEEGICYFAETQMLISAWRMLLILSTSHSEVMQVTEESTKLKLFKDVLNGTKAALTTPLSVPCLRLGSMMATLLLILLKQWRSVVATSPDILPPLSLILESILQADQQMMERTKAKIFSALISVLQIQELNGRDISQLPQLLLSVCETVKDEALGLIDNTRHMSQMGETVEDEDSMETDSPRGTHKDHRDGVCVLALHLAKELCRTDEDGEHWVLVMRKVPVLPSVLTAVELSLRSKHNLYFTEAALHLLLTLARTPQGAAAVAGAGVIQTICLPLLGVYEVSSNGASQSFSRKSQDSACWPGVYRLCLSLMESLLKTLRYNFINEALDFVGVHQERILQCLNAVRTVQSLACLDEADHTVGFLLQLSSFCKEWQFHLPKLLRDIQVNLCYLCQTCTYLLHSKKMLHHYLQAKNGEALPPGPLHRTQKPPQTPSKETAGGGEREEAEQKALLAVQCSLLKILSKTLATLQHFTPDCCQILLDQCMDLAEYRTLFVLSFTTPAFDPDVAPSFGTLLATINVALSMLSEVEKKKEPVSLSIASLASSEEIQALKSLLMFTMENCFYVLISQAVRCLKDPSILPRDKQRLKQELSSELSTLLSSLSRHFRRGSPSSPASGILPSTQSKPSTPGSKVSHEGQEPFIQLVQAFVRLVQR; from the exons atggcaggAAGGAAGATGGCGGAATCGGAGATGAGCGTTAG GAGCTGCCGAGAGTTATGGACCATATTGatgggaagatctgcattgcGAGAGCCA ACTCAGATGGAGGCTGAGCTTGACAGACACTGGGACAGACTACATCAAGGACTCAGTTATTACAAGCCACCCAG CTCTTTATCTGCTGGAAAAGTGAAGGAAACAAAAGATGTTGCACAACCACTGAAGGATTTTGGTCTGAGAATCAGTAAACTATTG GGTCTTGATGAGCAGCAGAGTGTGCAGCTTTTACAGTGCTACCTTCAGGAGGATTACAGAGGAACCCGGGATTCGTTAaag GTTGTTCTCAAAGATGAGCGGCAAAGTCAAGCACTGCTGCTGAAG ATAGCTGACTATTACTACGAGGAGCGCATGTGTCTGCTCAGATGTGTTCTCCTCTTGCTGACGTACTTTCAGGATGAGCGACATCCCTACAGA GCTGAGTACTGTAACTGTGTCAATAAACTGGAGAAAGACCTGGTGAGCAACTACCAATCACAGTTTGAGACTCTCTTCAAAGCAGAAGCACCAACATGGGAAACACGTGGAAACCTCATG ACGGAGCGGCAGGTGTCTCGATGGTTTCTGCAGTGTTTGAGAGAACAATCTCTACTGCTGGAGATCATCTTTCTATATTATGCCTACTTTGAAATGAGCCCGTCTGACCTGCTTAGCTTCACCAAAATGTTCAAGGAGCAAGGTTTTGGTCTGCGACAGACCAACAGACACCTAGTAGACAAAAGCATGGACACGTTGGTTGACCGCATTGG ATATTTGAGCTCTCTCATCCTGGTTGAGGGAATGGACATAGACTTTCTGCACAAGTGTGCCCTGGAAGACTGTCCAGACCAACATCAGTTCTTCAGTGCACCAGATGTCATTAAG GAGATAGATCAACTGCTGCTAACATTCGGTGACATCCCTCATCATGGGCCAGTACTATTGGCCTGGGCCCTGCTGAGACATACGCTTAAACCAGAAGAATCAAGCCCCTTGATCAGGAGGATAGGCAACACTGCCCTGCAGCTGGGGGTGTTCAAGTACCTTTTGACCATGCTGAAAGGCTTTGGAGTTTCAGGGAATAAT TGCACAGCAAGCACCGCAAAGATGTGTGTCTATGGCCTCCTCTCATTTGTGATCACCTCTTTTGAAGAAGAAAGCTTACAG ACTGACAGTGTTGCAACGCAGTGCTCTCACCTGATTGACGCTGCATCCGAGGTCCTCTCCGCTCCCAATTTGGCTGAAGTCTTTTGGGAGAtg AAGCCCAACATGGGATTGGGAATGATCCTAGACAGTGCAGCTGGGATGTTCCCTCATAAGATCGGACCGCTGCTGCAGCTTCTAACTGCACTTGTGTCAAACAAGTCAACTGTTAAAAAG GTTTACAACTTCTTGGATAAGATGTCCTTCTACACGCAAGTTTACAAACATAAACCCAATGACATCATCTCCAAGGACGATGAGACACTGTGGAGGAGACAAACACCAAAACTCCTTTACCCTCTTG GCACTGGGCAGACTAACCTATGGATGCCACAGGGAGTGCTGGGCCAGGTGATGATTGGAGGTGAGCAGGGTTACGTGGTGCGCTGGGACTACTCGTACAGCTCCTGGACTCTCTTCACCTGCGAAGTAGAGATGCTGCTCCATGTTGTTTCAACTGCag ATGTTATCGCTCACTGTGCACGTGTCAAGCCCATTCTGGATTTGGTCCATAAGATTATAAGCACAGACTGGACTGTGTCGGATTGTCTGTTGCCTCTCACTTCACGCATCTACATGTTGCTGCAGAG GTTAACATCGGTCATCAACCCTCCTGTAGATGTAATTGCCTCCTGTGTGAATTGCCTCTCTGTACTGGCTGCGAGGATGCCTGGGAAG GTGTGGTCGAGTCTCCACCACACTGGTTTCCTCCCATTTGCCTCTACCCCTTTGACCAGTATGGCTCAGTGTGTAAG tgCTGAGGGGATGAAGGCAGGTAACTATGGAAACATGCTTGTCCAGATTGAACAGCCCAAGGGGGAGTATGCTGTGACCATTGCCTTCCTTCGTCTCATTACAACTCTGGTCAAG GGTCAGCTTGGAAGCACTCAAAACAAAGGTCTGATCCCTTGTGTGTTGCTGGTGCTAAAGGAGATGCTGCCCACATACCACAAGTGGCGTTACAACACTTATGGAGTCAGGGAGAGAATAG GTTGTCTCATTTTGGAGCTGATCCATTCTATTCTCAATCTAAGTCCAGAGGGAGAGGGCCAGGGCAG CTCTCCCACCCTGCAGTCTCTGTGCATCTACAGCCTGGCAAACACTGAGGCTGGACAGGCCGTTGTCAACATCATGGGAGTTGGAGTTGACACCATAGATGTTGTCTTAGCTGCTCAGCCGAGCAG TTGTGGCTCTGAGGGTCCCGGACAGATCTTGATACAGACAGTCAAACTGGCCTTTTCTGTCACAAACAATGTCATCCGTCTGAAACCACCATCTGATGTTGTGTCCCCTCTGGAGCAGGCTCTAACACAGCATGGAGGCCATGGTAACAATCTCATAGTTATCCTGGCAAAGTATATTTACCATAAACACGACCCGGCGTTGCCTCGCCTTGCAATCCAGCTGCTCAAAAGACTTGCCACA GTGGCTCCCATGTCAGTCTATGCCTGTCTTGGCAGTGATGCTGCTGCAATCAGGGATGCGTTCCTTACTCGGCTGCAGAGCAAAACAGAAGACATGAGGATCAAGGTCATGATCCTTGAATTTCTCACAGTTGCTGTGGAAACTCAACCTGGACTCATTGAGCTTTTTCTCAACCTGGAAGTCAAAGATGGCAACGAGGGATCAAAG GAGTTTCTACTTGGTGAATGGAGCTGTCTTCATGTGGTGTTGGATCTGATTGACTCCAAACAGCAGGGAAAATACTGGTGTCCACCACTACTCCACCGAGCTGCCCTGGCCTTCCTTCTTGCCCTCTGGCAGGATCGCAGGGATAGTGCTATTTCTGTTTTACGTACAAA AGAGCGGTTTTGGGAGAATTTGACAACACCCCTCTTTGGAACCCTCACCCCGCCTTCAGAAACCACAGAg CCCTGTGTTCTGGAGACATGTGCTTTTGTCATGAAAATCATTGGCCTGGAGATCTACTATGTTGTCAA TGGCTCCTTGGAGCAGTCTCTGAAGGACGGGCTGCAGAGGTTCTCCAATATGCGACGTTATGAATACTGGTCCCAGTATGTAAAGTCTCTGGTGTGTCATGTgacagagatggaggaagaagGGATCTGCTACTTTGCAGAAACCCAGATGTTGATCTCTGCTTGGCGAATGCTACTAATCCTTTCCACTAGTCAT tctgAAGTGATGCAGGTAACAGAAGAGTCCACAAAGCTGAAACTATTCAAGGACGTCCTGAATGGGACAAAAGCTGCT TTGACGACACCATTGTCTGTGCCTTGTCTTCGTCTTGGATCCATGATGGCCACTCTACTACTCATCCTCCTTAAACAGTGGAGAAG TGTGGTAGCAACATCTCCTGACATCCTGCCTCCCCTTTCCCTGATCCTGGAGAGCATCCTGCAAGCTGACCAGCAGATGATGGAGAGGACCAAGGCCAAAATTTTCTCTGCACTCATTTCCGTACTGCAGATTCAAGAACTTAACG GTAGGGATATTTCCCAGCTCCcccagctgctgctgtctgtgtgtgagacagtgaaAGATGAGGCTCTTGGACTGATTGACAATACTCGCCACATGAGCCAGATGGGGGAGACGGTGGAGGACGAGGACAGCATGGAGACTGACTCTCCCCGTGGAACACATAAGGATCACAGAGATGGA GTCTGTGTGCTAGCTCTGCACTTGGCAAAGGAGCTGTGTCGAACTGATGAGGATGGTGAGCACTGGGTCTTAGTGATGAGGAAAGTTCCAGTCCTGCCGTCTGTGCTCACCGCTGTGGAGCTAAGCCTACGATCCAAACACAACCTCTACTTTACTGAGGCTGCACTTCATCTACTACTCACACTGGCTCGCACTCCTCAG GGGGCAGCCGCTGTTGCGGGAGCAGGAGTCATTCAGACCATCTGCCTCCCTCTCCTGGGTGTTTATGAGGTCTCCTCAAATGGAGCATCAcag AGTTTCTCCAGAAAGTCCCAGGACTCTGCCTGCTGGCCAGGTGTGTACCGCCTCTGCTTGTCATTAATGGAGAGTCTGCTCAAGACTCTGCGCTACAACTTCATCAATGAGGCCCTAGACTTTGTTGGAGTTCATCAAGAACGCATACTGCAG TGTCTGAATGCAGTACGAACAGTTCAGAGTTTGGCGTGTTTGGACGAGGCTGATCACACTGTTGGTTTCCTGCTGCAGCTCTCCAGCTTCTGTAAAGAGTGGCAGTTTCACCTGCCCAAACTGCTCCGGGATATACAG GTAAACCTGTGTTATCTCTGCCAGACCTGCACATATTTGCTCCATAGCAAGAAGATGCTCCATCACTACCTCCAG GCCAAAAATGGCGAGGCGTTGCCCCCTGGTCCCCTCCACAGGACACAGAAGCCCCCACAGACCCCGTCTAAAGAGACCGCAGGAGGAGGGGAGCGAGAGGAGGCTGAGCAGAAGGCCCTGCTGGCAGTGCAGTGTAGTCTGCTGAAGATCCTCAGCAAAACCCTGGCAACCCTGCAGCACTTCACCCCAGACTGCTGCCAGATCCTCCTGGACCAG TGTATGGACTTGGCAGAGTACCGGACCCTGTTTGTGCTCAGCTTCACAACTCCAGCATTTGACCCTGATGTGGCTCCTTCATTTGGAACCCTGCTGGCCACCATCAATGTGGCCCTGAGCATGTTGAGTGAG gtggagaagaagaaagagccCGTCTCCCTTAGTATAGCTTCTCTAGCTTCATCAGAGGAGATCCAAGCTCTCAA atCATTGCTGATGTTCACCATGGAAAACTGTTTCTACGTCCTCATCTCTCAGGCCGTTCGATGTCTCAAAGATCCCTCGATCCTCCCTCGAGATAAACAAAGGCTCAAGCAGGAACTCAGTTCTGAATTG AGCACTCTGCTTTCGAGTCTCTCTCGACACTTTCGCAGGGGTTCTCCATCGTCTCCGGCCAGTGGCATCCTCCCCTCCACCCAATCCAAACCATCCACACCTGGCTCCAAGGTGAGCCATGAAGGTCAGGAGCCGTTTATCCAGCTTGTTCAGGCCTTTGTGAGACTTGTGCAGAGATAG